Below is a window of Actinomycetota bacterium DNA.
CGATGGCGATCGGCAGTTGCTGCTCGGGACCGTTCAGACAATTGACGCCGACGACGTCGGCGCCGGCGCCGGCGAGCCGTCGGGCGCACTCGGCGGGCGTATCCCCCTCGTAGCTGCGAGGTTCGACCTGCTCGAAGCTCATCGTCACCATCGTGGGAAGGCCGGTCGCCTTGGCGCGCTCGACGAACAGGAGCGCCTCGCCCAGGTACGAGAATGTCTCGCCGATCCAGAAGTCGGGCGGTCCGGCGTCGAGTTGATCCTGCAGCTGCCGGTCGAAGAGTGCCCGAACGTGATCGACGCTCGATGGATCCTCCGGAAGGTACGCCCACGTGAGGCTCAGGTTGCCGGCCACCAGCGCGTCGCCCTCGGAAGCGACCTTGCGCGCGATCTGCACCGCGTTTCGATTGATCTCGTCCACCTTGTCCTTCATACCGACCGTCGCGAGCTTGTCGTCGCTCGCGTAGAAGGTCATCGTCTGAAGAACGTCGACGCCGGCGCGAAGGAACTCACGATGGAGTTCGGCGAGGGCGTCGGGGTGCTCGATCACGACCTCGGGCGTGAACGGGCCCGCCTGGACGTACCCGCGCTTCTCGAGCTCGAGCAGGTAGCCGCCGTCCCCGAGGACCGGTCCTTCGGTCAGGCGCTCCAGGATGCCTTTGGTCATCGCGGTCGGCCGAGTCTAGCGACGGCGGTAACGCCGAGCCGAGCGCCGAGATTGACCGTGAGTCAGAGACGCGCCCAGTTTGCAAGGCCGAAGCGCGCTGGGGA
It encodes the following:
- a CDS encoding homocysteine S-methyltransferase family protein, translated to MTKGILERLTEGPVLGDGGYLLELEKRGYVQAGPFTPEVVIEHPDALAELHREFLRAGVDVLQTMTFYASDDKLATVGMKDKVDEINRNAVQIARKVASEGDALVAGNLSLTWAYLPEDPSSVDHVRALFDRQLQDQLDAGPPDFWIGETFSYLGEALLFVERAKATGLPTMVTMSFEQVEPRSYEGDTPAECARRLAGAGADVVGVNCLNGPEQQLPIAIEMRGAVDGYIATQPVAYRTTAEEPDFTASPRFPYALDPLQLSRQEMADYARKAKDAGIDYIGSCCGSVQAHARAMAKAIGKLPSDERDWKSETGRAMSAYEYRGHTETET